The DNA sequence ACATGCGTATCCCCGACTGCGTATCAACGACAGCATCGCCCGATAAGCGCGCGATGAATCGATGGCCGTCGAGCGAAAAATAGGCCAGTGTCTCGCTGCCCATGCGTTCAACAGCGTCGAACAGCGTGGGGGTATCCGGCGAAAAACGGCCTCCCTCCGCCGTCGTCGGCTGGTCGGTAATGTGCTCCGCCCGGATACCCAGTTCAACGGTACGCCCGGCATAAGGCAACAGCGCCGACCGATGCACCGATTGATCGAGATTGATGCGTACCGTTCCGCCCGTACTCTGAAAATAAACCTGATCAGTGTCGGTCGTGATACGGCCGGGCAGGAAATTCATGGGCGGACTACCGATAAACCCCGCCACGAAGCGATTGGCGGGTTGGTTGTACAAGGCCAGGGGCGTGTCGTGCTGCATCACATCGCCGTTGCGCAGCACAACGATCCGGTCGCCCAGCGTCATGGCTTCAACCTGGTCGTGGGTCACGTAAATCATGGTAGCCTGCAGGTCGCGGTGCAGCTTCTGAAGCTCAATGCGGGTTTGCCCACGGAGCTTGGCATCGAGATTGCTCAGGGGTTCGTCAAACAGAAATACCTTCGGGTTGCGGACAATAGCCCGGCCAATGGCGACCCGCTGTCGCTGCCCCCCCGACATATCTTTTGGCTTCCGGTCGAGCAGGGGTTCAATTTCCAGGATCTGGGCCGCCCGCGTCACGCGCTGCCGGATTTCGGCTTTGGGCATGTTACGCAGCTTCAGGCCAAACGCCATGTTGTCGAAGACCGTCATGTGCGGATACAGGGCATAGTTCTGGAACACCATCGCAATGTCGCGGTCTTTAGGAGCCAGTTCGTTGATCCGCTGCCCGTCGAGAAACAGGTCGCCCCGCGTGATCTCTTCCAGCCCGGCAATCATCCGTAGCAAGGTTGACTTTCCGCAGCCACTCGGCCCAACCAGCACCACGAACTCGCGGTCCTGTATATCGATACTAATATCACGGATAACGCTCGGGCCACCGGCGTAGGCTTTGGCAATATGGTTCAGACGTACTTCAGCCATGATTGGGTGCGTGAGTGATGGAGCCAATGCGGGAAGATACCCGGCGCCCGACCACGTAATTGCTCAATACTAGTTAATTTATTTCCGGATACTGTTCCAGCCGCTGGAATGCCCAGAGCGACTCAATGGTGGACTCCGCCCCGGAATTTCGGTTCACGACAGCGTTGGGGCCAATACCATCGTATCCCCGGCCTGTCGTTCGGTCGTACATGACCACACCGGCCGGGTTTTCACCCAGAAACCAGCGGGAAAACTGCATGGCCATAGTGGCGTATTTAGGGTCTCTCGTCTGCTCATAGGCTTCGAGTGAGGCCCAGATCATAGGGCGTACGCCATACGCGATCTGCGAAAACTTGTTGCTCGCCACCGCTTTTATCACACCACCTGTTTGCTCGACAGCAAACGACTCGAGCAGGCCTTCGCGCAGCAGATAGGGGTAAAAATTATCGATCTCGCGCCGGGCGGCCGCTTGCCAGGCGGGTTTGTTCAAAGCCTTGCCAACACGTAGTAATGCATATGCCTGATCACTGGCGTAAGCGTGCCAGGTATTTTCGTAACTAAGAATGGCTCCGTACGGGTACTGCCCGGGCCCGCCCTTCTGCATGGCAATAATACCCTCGCCCAACAGATCGATCAGTTTCAGTAGGTTGGCCCGGGGCATTTGCTGCTGGATCGTTGCGAGGCCGATGAGCATAAGGGCAGCCTGGTCGGAGCCAGACCCGAACGGCAGCCAGCTCGGCACCCGAACACCCCTGACCGATGTAAATCTCTTCGGCTTACCCAAAAAGTCACGGAGCACGGCCGTCGTCAGCCGCTGGATAGCACTCTGAATACGGTCGGCGAGTTTGGGGTCCCTTTTTTTGTAGTATGCCTGTACTTCGGCCAGATGCCACATGGCCCGCCACGACCAGAAGTTGGGCTCGGCAACGCTGGTTTTGAATGTCTTGTTGATCGACCCATCGGGCCAAAGGAAATTATAAAAATAGCCCGCGCCAGCGTCTAACCCAACGGCCTGTAGTTGCAGGACAAACTCGGTCATGGCCCGGAGCCGGGTTTGCTTACCGGTGTTGGTGGCGAGGTCAGGCTCGTGCAGCAGCAGGAGTGCCGCCCGCGCTACGTCATCTACGCAGGTAAACCCTTCGTCGGCATCGGTCACCAGCCGGTAGTCGGGAGCCTCGCTGTAGATAGCCACCGTTCCAACCTCCGCGCCGTTCGCCAGCCTGACGGTCCGGTACAGGTGATCCAGATGGGCCAGATTGACGGAACGGCTTCCCGTAGCCTGGGCAGCAATTTTTTGTCCACCCGAAAAGGTGAGCAGAAACAGTATCAGAAATAAGGTGAGATAGCGCATGAACGTTGATTGGCCCGTTTGTCAGTCCTTCATTCCCGACGTAGCCATACTGCGAATAAAGTGTTTCTGGAAAAATAAGTACAAGACCACAATGGGTACGGCAAGCATCACGGCAGCCGCGATCTTGACCCCTAACTGCGCGTCGGCCCGGCCCCCAACCGAAAACAGCGTTACCAGTTGGGGCATGGTCATGGTTGGTTCGTCGCGGATCACGATCAGCGGCCACAATGCTTCGTTCCAGAGTCCCATGAATGTCAGGATCGTAATGGTCAGTACAGTGGGCAGGATATTGGGAACGAGAATCTGGAAAATAATCCGCAGTTCCCCCGCCCCGTCCATCCGGGCCGCATCGATCAGGGATTGGGGTAAGCCCTGAAACGCCTGCCGGAACAGCAGCACCGACAGCGAACTGAGCGCAAACGGTACCACCAGCGCGAAATACGTATCGACCCACCCGAGCCGTACCATGGTGATATAATTGGGAATGAGTGTAATCTGAAACGGCAGGGTCATCGTAAAAATGATGAGGTAGAAGATGGCATTGCGGCCCACAAAGTCGAGCCGGGCGAGTGCGTACCCCACCATTGCTCCCGATACCAGCACCAGGCTCGTGGTTAAGATGGCCACGAAGGCGCTGTTCAGAAACGCCCGCCCCAGCGGAATCTTGGTGAATACCGTTGCGTAGTTCGACCACGTGAACCCCTCCGGCAGCAGCACCAGCGAACCGAGCCCGCTCTCCGACGACAGCGACGCGCTCACCATCCAGACGAACGGGTAAACGAATGACAATGCCGCCAGGGTGAGCAGTATGTATTTAAGAATAGTCTGGGCCATAGTTATGTCTTACTGCTCGAACCCCTGCCAGGGTTTCGCTCGCTACACGTCCTGTTCAACATATCGTTTCTGAATGACGACGACGAACAGAATAATCAGCGCGAAACAGAAACCCAGCGTGGCCGAGTAGCCCATGTGGTAGTACTGAAACGCCTGCTTATAGATGTACATCACGGCCGATAAGGTCGTGTTCATTGGGCCACCCTCGGTCATGATATACGGTTCGATAAAGAGCGAGAAGCCGCTGATGGTCGACAGAACGACGACCGTAAAAATGGTGGGATTGATGATGGGCAGCGTGATGTACCGAAATTTCTGCCAGTTGGTTGCCCCCTCCATGTCGGCGGCTTCGTAGTATTGTTCCGGCACGGATTGCAGACCAACGAGAAACAGAATCACGTACAGCCCTACGTTTTTCCAGGTCGCCATCACGGCAATGGAGTACATGGCAATGGCCGGATCGTCGAGCCAGGCCACACGCGGCAGTGCAACGGCGGTCAGCATCCGGTTCAGGATTCCGGAGTTGTAACTCAGCAACTGCTGCCACAGAATCGTTACCACTACGCCCGATACGATGACCGGCAGGAAAAAAGCAGCCCGAAAAAA is a window from the Spirosoma rigui genome containing:
- a CDS encoding ABC transporter ATP-binding protein yields the protein MAEVRLNHIAKAYAGGPSVIRDISIDIQDREFVVLVGPSGCGKSTLLRMIAGLEEITRGDLFLDGQRINELAPKDRDIAMVFQNYALYPHMTVFDNMAFGLKLRNMPKAEIRQRVTRAAQILEIEPLLDRKPKDMSGGQRQRVAIGRAIVRNPKVFLFDEPLSNLDAKLRGQTRIELQKLHRDLQATMIYVTHDQVEAMTLGDRIVVLRNGDVMQHDTPLALYNQPANRFVAGFIGSPPMNFLPGRITTDTDQVYFQSTGGTVRINLDQSVHRSALLPYAGRTVELGIRAEHITDQPTTAEGGRFSPDTPTLFDAVERMGSETLAYFSLDGHRFIARLSGDAVVDTQSGIRMFWAIDKAHFFDIDTEQAIR
- a CDS encoding carbohydrate ABC transporter permease, which codes for MKKLTPYLLVSPYLLHVAVFVAFPVVFSVVLTFHSWNIISPMQYVGLANYERLLNDRLFWQAIWNTLRFLLVHIPLQILLALALAELLNRTVQGASFFRAAFFLPVIVSGVVVTILWQQLLSYNSGILNRMLTAVALPRVAWLDDPAIAMYSIAVMATWKNVGLYVILFLVGLQSVPEQYYEAADMEGATNWQKFRYITLPIINPTIFTVVVLSTISGFSLFIEPYIMTEGGPMNTTLSAVMYIYKQAFQYYHMGYSATLGFCFALIILFVVVIQKRYVEQDV
- a CDS encoding carbohydrate ABC transporter permease, whose protein sequence is MAQTILKYILLTLAALSFVYPFVWMVSASLSSESGLGSLVLLPEGFTWSNYATVFTKIPLGRAFLNSAFVAILTTSLVLVSGAMVGYALARLDFVGRNAIFYLIIFTMTLPFQITLIPNYITMVRLGWVDTYFALVVPFALSSLSVLLFRQAFQGLPQSLIDAARMDGAGELRIIFQILVPNILPTVLTITILTFMGLWNEALWPLIVIRDEPTMTMPQLVTLFSVGGRADAQLGVKIAAAVMLAVPIVVLYLFFQKHFIRSMATSGMKD